The stretch of DNA GTTATCCGTGCAAAACGGCACGAACAGGATACGTGCCCCCTCATCCGCCATGCGGCGGGCGAGTTCGGGAAATTCACTGTCATAGCAAATGAGTACGCCAATCGGGCCGCAATCTGTGTCGATTGTGCTGACCTCGTCGCCGCCCTTGATATTCCAATAATGGCGCTCATTCGGCGTGGGGTGAATTTTTTCCTGCGCATGCACAGAGCCGTCACGCAAAAAGACATAGGCGATGTTTTGGACGTCACCATCATCGGCCAGCGTTGGATGCGAGCCTCCAATGATATTAATATTATAACTCACCGCGAGCTTTCGCATCGCCTCAATAAACACAGGCGTATATTCTGTCAGTGTTTCAATCGCCTCTGACGGGGCCAAGCGGTGCTCCGCCAAGGCCAGCAACGGCAAGGTGAATAATTCAGGAAAAACTGCAAAGTCAGCTTTATAGGCCGATACGCTATCGACGAAATATTCGACACTGCTCATGAAATCATCAAAACTGGTCACCGTGCGCATTTGAAGCTGGACGGTTGCAACGCGGATAACATCTTTTTGCGCGGCTTCAGAATGGACGCTATCGCGTACGTCCACGGCATACGGATTACGCCACACCATATGGGCGGCATAGCCGCCTGACGCTTTGTCAGAAGGCAAGTAATTTTTTAAAATCGCATGGACATCAAAGCCTTGGCGGAACTGGAAGTTTACGACAGGATCGTTGACCTTTTTCGCTTTGACGGCCTCCATATAATCCAAGGGATCGGGATAGGTTTTTTTACGCTTTTTCCACCCCGGTATACGACCACCAAAAACAATACCTTTAAGCTCTAAGCTTTCGACCAGGGCTTTGCGCGCATCATAAAGCCGTTCGCCTATGCGCAGGCGGCGACGGTCAGGATCAACACAGACTTCCATGCCGTATAGCCAATCACCATTCGGGTTATGGGACGAACCATATCCGCCGCCTGTAATGCCCGCCCAATTATGCGGCGCCATGGCGAGGTCTTCTCTGACCATAATACTGGCGGCGTAACCGACGATATCGCCTTCATATTCGACAACAAATTGACCTTCAGGAAAGTTTGAAATCTGACCCTTTAAGGTCGAGACCGCATAGGTCGACATATTGGGATAGGCGCGGTCAACAAGCGCGGCAATGCCCGCGACATCTTGAACAACGGCAGTCCGTATTGTGAGTTGCGCGCCCGCACGTGTTTTGGCCATGATATATCTTTATCTTTGCTGGCGCGGATTGCACGCGAGTGTTGTTTCCACGGCAAAGGGTTCGCCGCAGATTATATTAAGTAAAGCTGTCAGTGCCGCTTTAGTCTTAGTCGTCGTAATAGGCGCGCTTGGTTGATTGCCGTTTTTCTTTGCCGCGTGGCTTCTTTCCACGTGGGGCTTCGAAATGGGTGTGATCAAAAATAGTCTCGCCGTCATCAGACGTAACTGACATCATGTCTTTGGTTTTGCGGTGACGTTTGGACATAGAGCCTCCAGAAAAAACGTCGCGAGCTTTCACTCATAAACAGGACGGCTTAACCCCGTCCCAAGCTATAGTTTAGTATTTTATAGGCGAGTTTGGAAGCCAAAAAATCGGGGCCGTGAAAACCCTCAATCGGGGCCAACTCGTTGATATCTGCACCGACAATCGTGCCAATTTCTGATGCCGCTTTGATAATCGCCATAGCGTCTTCCCAAAACAAACCCCCTGGTTCCGGGGTGCCAGTAGACGGCATCACGGAGCTATCAAATCCGTCCAAATCGAAAGTAAGATAAATAGGGCGCCCCTTTAAAGGCTTCACAATATCAGCCGCTTTCCATTTGGCGCGGTCTTTACCCCAGTGAATGGTGATGCGGTGCTTATTCGCCTGATAAAAAGGAATTTCGGATTTGGAGATATTGCGAATACCACAGGACACTATTGGCACAGTCGGATGGTCGAGCACGCGGCGCATAGCGGCAGCATGGCTGAAATGCTCACCCTCATAGCCGTCACGCAGATCAGCGTGCGCGTCAAAATGAAGGATAATCAAGTCATCATATTGTGACAAAAACGGCCGAATAGCACCCGGTGTAATGGAGTGTTCACCGCCAAAAACGAGCGGAAATTTACCGTCTTTGAGCACAGCCGTTGTCATTGCCTCCAGCTTCTTTA from Fretibacter rubidus encodes:
- a CDS encoding GNAT family N-acetyltransferase, which translates into the protein MAKTRAGAQLTIRTAVVQDVAGIAALVDRAYPNMSTYAVSTLKGQISNFPEGQFVVEYEGDIVGYAASIMVREDLAMAPHNWAGITGGGYGSSHNPNGDWLYGMEVCVDPDRRRLRIGERLYDARKALVESLELKGIVFGGRIPGWKKRKKTYPDPLDYMEAVKAKKVNDPVVNFQFRQGFDVHAILKNYLPSDKASGGYAAHMVWRNPYAVDVRDSVHSEAAQKDVIRVATVQLQMRTVTSFDDFMSSVEYFVDSVSAYKADFAVFPELFTLPLLALAEHRLAPSEAIETLTEYTPVFIEAMRKLAVSYNINIIGGSHPTLADDGDVQNIAYVFLRDGSVHAQEKIHPTPNERHYWNIKGGDEVSTIDTDCGPIGVLICYDSEFPELARRMADEGARILFVPFCTDNRQGYLRVRYCCQARAIENQCYVVMSGNVGNLPGVENMDVNYAESCILTPCDFPFARDGIAAECSENVETVAIADLDLTDLSWARAKGTVRNLRDRRFDLYQTQWSDQ
- the speB gene encoding agmatinase, coding for MTQVATKTAMTAPFAMLKPSEGFLGLPPELATDYAGSGAVIIPFGLEASVSYGGGTEAGPAAMLAASQEVELFDEELWCEPVERYGVITAREPVIDSEDIAASLKKLEAMTTAVLKDGKFPLVFGGEHSITPGAIRPFLSQYDDLIILHFDAHADLRDGYEGEHFSHAAAMRRVLDHPTVPIVSCGIRNISKSEIPFYQANKHRITIHWGKDRAKWKAADIVKPLKGRPIYLTFDLDGFDSSVMPSTGTPEPGGLFWEDAMAIIKAASEIGTIVGADINELAPIEGFHGPDFLASKLAYKILNYSLGRG